One stretch of Periplaneta americana isolate PAMFEO1 chromosome 1, P.americana_PAMFEO1_priV1, whole genome shotgun sequence DNA includes these proteins:
- the LOC138715350 gene encoding zinc metalloproteinase nas-5-like: protein MQGIESKTCVKFVPRTNQADYIEIRQVPQMGCGAMVGRRPGRGTPMEVNYQAPECLQYTATIQHELLHVLGLFHEQARPDRDDYVTVLWDNIIPEFKTNFAPAPKHIATTYGIPYDFKSLMHYPNTAFSKNGQNTIVAKMLLLLWFAAAVTLVVRAAPYDPEDPKLESVLPPKGTFEAFYQPEVDNVPNGSARPAHSHGSFFQHRNPALVDAKNAAAYGYRFDGGRRFNYN, encoded by the exons ATGCAAGGAATTGAAAGTAAGACATGCGTGAAATTCGTGCCACGCACAAATCAAGCTGATTACATTGAGATTAGGCAAGTTCCGCAAATGGGCTGTGGAGCCATGGTGGGACGTCGCCCTGGGAGGGGCACCCCAATGGAAGTAAACTACCAAGCACCTGAATGTCTGCAGTATACTGCGACAATACAGCATGAACTGCTGCACGTGTTGGGACTATTCCACGAACAGGCACGCCCTGATAGAGACGATTACGTCACAGTGCTCTGGGATAATATCATACCAG aatttaaaactaACTTTGCCCCAGCACCCAAACATATTGCTACAACATATGGTATTCCCTATGATTTCAAGAGTCTCATGCATTATCCAAACACTGCTTTCTCAAAGAATGGGCAAAATACTATCGTAGCAAag ATGCTGCTGCTGTTGTGGTTCGCGGCGGCGGTGACGCTGGTGGTTAGGGCGGCGCCCTACGACCCAGAGGACCCCAAATTGGAGTCGGTGTTGCCGCCAAAGGGCACGTTTGAGGCGTTCTATCAGCCCGAGGTGGACAATGTGCCGAACGGTTCCGCCAGACCTGCGCACAGTCACGGTAGCTTCTTCCAGCATCGAAACCCGGCGCTTGTCGACGCCAAGAACGCAGCTGCTTATGGCTACCGCTTCGACGGAGGACGCCGATTTAACTACAACTGA